A region of Clostridium acetobutylicum ATCC 824 DNA encodes the following proteins:
- a CDS encoding glutathione peroxidase, with protein sequence MSVYDFKAKDISGEEISLSKYEGKVLLIVNTASKCGFTPQYKELEDIYKKLGNEKFEILGFPCNQFANQEPGGSGDIKNFCEINYGVTFPLFEKIDVKGENAHPLFKYLASQAGGILGKEIKWNFTKFLIDKKGDVVDRFAPVTKPSKIKDKIVKLMEE encoded by the coding sequence ATGTCAGTATATGATTTTAAAGCTAAAGATATAAGTGGAGAGGAAATATCCCTTAGTAAATATGAAGGAAAGGTTCTTCTAATAGTAAATACAGCTAGTAAGTGTGGATTTACACCACAGTATAAAGAGTTAGAGGATATATATAAGAAGCTTGGAAATGAAAAATTTGAGATATTAGGATTTCCATGTAACCAATTTGCAAATCAGGAGCCAGGAGGCAGTGGTGATATAAAAAACTTTTGTGAAATAAACTATGGGGTTACTTTCCCTTTATTTGAGAAAATAGATGTAAAAGGAGAAAATGCCCATCCGCTATTTAAGTATTTGGCTTCTCAAGCAGGTGGTATTTTAGGTAAAGAGATAAAGTGGAATTTTACAAAATTTTTAATAGATAAAAAGGGTGATGTTGTAGATAGATTCGCACCAGTTACTAAACCAAGTAAAATTAAGGATAAAATAGTTAAATTAATGGAGGAATAG
- a CDS encoding MarR family winged helix-turn-helix transcriptional regulator, which yields MQDGEQLKLKYQLCFSIYASSRAITKVYKPFLNKLGLTYPQYLVMLVLWEEKSITLKDLGNKLYLDSGTLTPLLKRLEGLNLIVRKRSSLDERLLSVNITEKGEELKKDALEIPSCVLKSTNTDIETLKRIKTDIDLLLKNLS from the coding sequence ATGCAAGATGGTGAGCAACTCAAACTAAAATATCAACTATGCTTTTCTATATATGCCTCTTCAAGAGCTATAACAAAAGTATATAAACCTTTTTTAAATAAACTAGGTTTAACATATCCACAGTATTTAGTTATGCTTGTATTGTGGGAAGAAAAGTCTATAACACTAAAAGATCTTGGAAATAAACTATACCTTGATTCTGGTACACTAACGCCACTTTTAAAAAGGCTAGAAGGGCTTAATTTAATTGTAAGGAAAAGATCTTCTCTAGATGAACGATTACTTTCAGTTAACATAACAGAAAAAGGCGAGGAATTAAAAAAAGATGCTTTGGAAATTCCTAGTTGTGTTTTAAAATCAACAAATACAGATATTGAAACCTTGAAAAGAATAAAAACTGATATAGATTTGTTATTAAAAAATTTATCATAA
- a CDS encoding GGDEF domain-containing protein — MILLTKITLLLFSSIFFSYILYMKSHSFKKIEPRKCSLNLMIIGMAFIVVGEFLNFISSFVKYRVDIYVSFCFILGAILFVIFAIIFLNSVDNTLKCLYGCVYEDAMTGVYNRNGIKKIFKDTINKEDNFFVMSFDLDETKIINDNFGHLVGDEYIISAARAIKEVLGAKGVVGRTGGDEFAAIYISTDQEELKKVKTHINKRASEIFNGSNINISMGFSTYKKDGKNMKELFDLADKRMYQDKKNKRKADQRF, encoded by the coding sequence ATGATTTTATTAACAAAAATTACTTTGCTTTTGTTTTCAAGTATTTTCTTTAGTTATATATTATATATGAAATCTCATAGCTTTAAAAAGATAGAACCACGAAAATGCAGCTTAAATCTCATGATTATAGGAATGGCATTTATTGTTGTGGGAGAATTTTTGAATTTTATATCAAGCTTTGTAAAATACAGAGTTGATATATATGTTTCGTTTTGTTTTATTTTAGGAGCTATTCTCTTTGTTATATTTGCTATAATTTTTTTAAACTCTGTAGATAATACCCTTAAGTGTCTCTACGGTTGTGTATATGAGGATGCAATGACAGGAGTTTATAATAGAAACGGGATTAAAAAGATTTTTAAAGATACTATTAATAAGGAAGATAACTTTTTTGTTATGAGTTTTGATCTTGATGAAACTAAAATAATTAATGATAATTTTGGTCATTTAGTCGGCGATGAGTATATAATAAGTGCGGCTAGAGCTATAAAGGAAGTCTTAGGTGCCAAAGGGGTTGTAGGACGAACTGGTGGAGATGAATTTGCTGCCATATATATTTCTACAGACCAAGAGGAACTTAAAAAAGTTAAAACTCATATAAATAAAAGGGCTTCGGAAATTTTTAATGGGTCAAATATAAATATTAGTATGGGGTTTTCAACCTATAAAAAAGATGGAAAGAATATGAAGGAACTTTTTGATTTAGCTGATAAAAGGATGTACCAGGACAAGAAAAACAAAAGAAAAGCAGATCAAAGGTTTTAA
- a CDS encoding alginate O-acetyltransferase AlgX-related protein: MKTNMKRSKEKSTSGIFGKKFITSIIFIIFLISFSAENLIVSYKPLIEAYNNQKKASASVKDTISSVQYAMEDNVWMKYKFVDTYSYVQRLMFKNEESNFEVVKDKDGILHYTYFADQANPVYELARRTEAFKNGIKGKNVKFAYIMPPDKYIAGKTQFPTGIPYNYVNETTDKFLDILKEKNIDTIDLRKNLDKSGIPADKLFYRTDHHWQIPTVFWEFGQLVNTFDKKYSLNLDPNNFYTDKNNYNFITYKDAFAGSMARKTGITYSGDDDFILAYPKFKTSYNYYSKTGKLIFNMNGRFEEVLLTTSPFSSKYKEYDTEGDKYSMYLLGNQGITHITNKNNPNGPKMLFVKDSLTVPLAAFLSTVCSDVYLVDPRYYSGSIPKFVNSVKVNYVFISYSPQDLSTDFFNFYEKK; encoded by the coding sequence TCAGCAGAGAATTTAATTGTTTCCTATAAACCGTTAATTGAAGCTTATAATAATCAGAAAAAAGCTTCCGCTTCGGTTAAAGATACCATAAGTTCCGTTCAATATGCTATGGAAGATAATGTGTGGATGAAATATAAATTTGTAGATACATATAGCTATGTTCAAAGATTGATGTTTAAAAACGAGGAATCAAATTTTGAAGTCGTTAAAGATAAAGATGGAATTCTTCATTATACTTATTTTGCCGATCAAGCTAATCCTGTATATGAATTAGCAAGAAGAACTGAGGCATTTAAAAATGGAATTAAAGGTAAAAATGTAAAATTCGCATATATTATGCCTCCAGATAAGTACATTGCAGGAAAAACACAATTTCCAACTGGAATTCCTTATAATTATGTAAATGAAACTACGGATAAATTTCTTGATATTCTTAAAGAAAAAAATATAGATACAATTGATCTTCGCAAAAACTTAGATAAAAGTGGTATACCAGCAGATAAGCTTTTTTATAGAACTGATCACCATTGGCAAATACCAACTGTTTTCTGGGAATTTGGACAACTTGTAAATACGTTTGATAAGAAATATTCTTTAAATCTTGATCCTAATAATTTTTACACAGATAAGAATAATTATAATTTTATAACTTATAAAGATGCTTTTGCTGGATCAATGGCAAGAAAAACGGGAATAACATATTCGGGAGATGACGATTTTATACTTGCATATCCTAAGTTCAAAACCTCGTATAATTACTATAGTAAAACAGGAAAATTAATTTTTAATATGAACGGAAGATTTGAAGAGGTACTTTTAACAACATCACCTTTCAGTAGTAAGTACAAGGAATATGATACAGAAGGGGATAAGTATTCTATGTACCTTTTAGGTAATCAGGGAATTACACATATAACTAATAAAAATAACCCTAATGGACCTAAAATGTTATTTGTTAAGGACTCATTAACAGTACCTCTTGCAGCATTTTTATCGACTGTGTGTTCCGATGTTTATTTAGTGGATCCTAGATATTACAGTGGCAGCATTCCTAAGTTTGTAAATAGCGTTAAGGTAAATTATGTATTTATATCATATTCACCACAGGATTTAAGTACTGATTTCTTTAATTTTTATGAGAAAAAATAA
- a CDS encoding glutathione peroxidase, producing the protein MSIYDFKVKDINGEDISMEEYRGKALLIVNTASKCGFTPQYEDLEALYKKFKGENFEVLGFPCNQFENQEPGTNNDIKKFCQINYGVTFKIFDKVDVNGENEAPLYRYLKEQAPFKELDESTPTAKIIAAFLREKLPETLIGDSIKWNFTKFLIDKNGRVVNRFESGVEPMEIESYIKALI; encoded by the coding sequence ATGTCAATATATGATTTTAAGGTTAAGGATATAAATGGAGAAGATATAAGCATGGAAGAGTATAGGGGAAAGGCTCTTCTAATAGTAAACACAGCTAGTAAATGTGGATTTACACCTCAATATGAGGATTTGGAAGCCTTATATAAAAAATTCAAGGGTGAAAATTTTGAGGTTTTAGGATTTCCGTGTAACCAATTTGAAAATCAGGAGCCTGGAACTAATAATGATATAAAGAAGTTTTGTCAAATAAACTACGGAGTTACCTTTAAAATATTCGATAAGGTAGATGTAAACGGAGAAAATGAAGCTCCATTATATAGGTATCTAAAGGAACAAGCTCCATTTAAGGAACTTGATGAAAGTACACCTACAGCTAAGATAATAGCTGCATTTTTAAGAGAAAAGCTTCCTGAAACACTTATTGGCGATTCTATAAAGTGGAATTTTACAAAGTTTTTAATTGATAAAAATGGTAGAGTAGTTAATAGATTTGAATCTGGGGTAGAACCAATGGAGATAGAAAGTTATATTAAGGCTCTTATATAA
- a CDS encoding GGDEF domain-containing protein — translation MYLIYGYNEIYEGEFIKKGQMNTMVELRKLIVFLLSFTFLLYLLYVGINISKKLRIRRSPFFLMISGVGLITLGTFLDAIDKFIDVGIKNVIAACFTFGAILFVVFIIFLSNNFVCTVSLLYEDANMDKMTGAYNRKGINEIFQRSIAKQNSFYLMLFDLDETKRLNDKYGHAVGDKYIIGASAIIKDTIGNKGFVGRIGGDEFIALLKLENEVDVEKIKKLIKDQFCESFKQYGANISIGYSRFKEDGQEFEEIFQIADKNMYDDKKSNKKNKACF, via the coding sequence ATGTATTTAATATATGGTTATAATGAGATTTATGAAGGTGAATTTATAAAAAAAGGACAGATGAATACCATGGTTGAACTAAGAAAGCTTATTGTATTTTTACTTTCATTTACTTTTCTTTTATATTTATTATATGTAGGAATCAATATTTCAAAAAAACTGAGGATAAGAAGGTCACCTTTCTTTTTAATGATATCTGGTGTTGGTCTTATTACTTTAGGTACTTTTTTAGATGCTATTGACAAATTTATAGATGTAGGAATAAAAAATGTTATAGCCGCATGTTTTACTTTTGGAGCAATACTGTTTGTTGTATTTATAATATTTTTATCAAACAACTTTGTGTGTACAGTATCTTTATTATATGAGGATGCAAATATGGACAAAATGACAGGTGCTTATAATAGGAAGGGAATTAATGAAATATTTCAAAGAAGTATTGCTAAGCAGAATAGCTTTTATCTTATGTTATTTGATTTAGATGAAACAAAGAGACTAAATGATAAATATGGACATGCAGTTGGAGATAAATACATAATAGGAGCTTCAGCAATTATAAAGGATACTATAGGCAACAAAGGATTTGTAGGCAGAATTGGAGGAGATGAGTTCATAGCGCTTTTAAAGCTTGAAAATGAAGTTGATGTAGAGAAAATTAAAAAGCTTATAAAAGATCAATTTTGTGAAAGCTTTAAGCAATATGGAGCCAACATAAGTATAGGATATTCGAGGTTTAAAGAAGATGGACAAGAGTTTGAAGAGATTTTTCAAATAGCAGACAAGAATATGTATGATGATAAAAAGAGTAATAAAAAGAATAAGGCTTGTTTTTAA